One region of Neisseria mucosa genomic DNA includes:
- a CDS encoding CDP-6-deoxy-delta-3,4-glucoseen reductase, whose amino-acid sequence MTHTITLPDQTTFTANDGETVLAAAARQNLNLPHSCKSGACGQCKAELVSGDIQMGEHSEQALSEAEKAQGKILMCCTTAQSDISINIPGYNANALPVRTLPARIESMVFKHDVALLKLALPKAPPFAFYAGQYIDLLLPGNISRSYSIANSPDQEGILELHIRRRENGVCSEMIFGSEPKVKEKGIVRIKGPLGSFTLQEDSGKPIILLATGTGYAPIRSILLDLIRQDSSRAVHFYWGARHQDDLYALEEAQELTGRLKNARFTPVLSKATEGWQGEKGYVQTATAKDYPDLSGYEVYACGSVAMTESAKSALTAQCSLPETTFYSDAFSPAQ is encoded by the coding sequence ATGACCCATACCATTACCCTACCCGACCAAACCACCTTTACCGCCAACGACGGCGAAACCGTTTTAGCCGCTGCCGCCCGTCAAAACCTCAATCTGCCCCATTCATGCAAAAGCGGTGCCTGCGGTCAATGCAAAGCCGAACTGGTCAGTGGCGATATTCAAATGGGCGAACACTCAGAACAGGCCTTATCCGAAGCAGAAAAAGCCCAAGGCAAGATTTTGATGTGCTGCACCACTGCGCAAAGCGACATCAGCATCAACATCCCCGGCTACAACGCCAATGCGTTACCCGTCCGCACCCTGCCCGCCCGTATTGAAAGCATGGTTTTCAAACACGATGTCGCCCTCCTGAAACTTGCCCTGCCCAAAGCCCCGCCGTTTGCTTTCTATGCCGGGCAATATATTGATTTACTGCTGCCGGGCAACATCAGCCGCAGCTACTCCATCGCCAATTCGCCCGACCAAGAAGGCATTTTGGAACTGCACATCCGCAGGCGCGAAAACGGCGTCTGCTCGGAAATGATTTTCGGCAGCGAACCCAAAGTCAAAGAAAAAGGCATCGTCCGCATCAAAGGCCCGCTCGGTTCGTTTACCTTGCAAGAAGACAGCGGCAAACCCATCATCCTTTTGGCAACCGGTACAGGCTATGCCCCCATCCGCAGCATCCTGCTCGACCTTATCCGCCAAGACAGCAGCCGCGCCGTCCATTTCTACTGGGGCGCGCGTCACCAAGATGATTTGTACGCACTCGAAGAAGCTCAAGAACTGACAGGTCGTCTGAAAAACGCCCGCTTCACCCCCGTCCTATCAAAAGCCACTGAAGGTTGGCAAGGCGAAAAAGGATACGTCCAAACTGCTACCGCAAAAGATTATCCCGACTTGAGCGGTTACGAAGTTTATGCCTGCGGTTCCGTCGCCATGACCGAAAGTGCGAAATCCGCGTTGACCGCGCAATGCAGCCTGCCTGAGACAACCTTCTATTCGGATGCGTTTTCTCCGGCGCAATAG